The following is a genomic window from Nitrospirota bacterium.
TTTGAGCCGGAGTTAATTCTTAACCGGATTTTTGATTACCTTGGGGTTAAAAGCAAGGAGTTTGAGAAGTTTAAGAAGTTAGAAAATGAAATCGTGCATTTCAAAAAGGTTAGCTTTAGCGATGGTGAAAAATACGAAGGATTCTGGAAGCAATTGAGAAGGTAAAAACTATCCACAAAAATTTACTAAAGAGAAAGAAATTGATGAAAAGTTTGAAAAAACAAATAACGGATTTACTATATACACAAAACTATTGCTTAAGCCAAAACGAGGTATAGTTGAAGTTTTGGATGATTACAAAAAAGATACTGGTTTGACAATTTTGATGATTTCAGAAGTAAGATATAACTGTGGAAGATAACTGGTATCTATATGATCTTTTAACAGGCGAAATGATCAGGAACAAGACAAAGATACTCGATTAAATTGCATGCCCTTCTGAAGAGATAAGAGTTATACCTGATTTTTTTGAAAAGGTCTATGAAATAAATGCTGAAATAGTCCGTGATATAGAAGAAACGTATAAAGAGGCTTCAGAAGCTGAGGGAAGTTTGGAGGAATTATAAGAATAATCATTATTTCATAGCTATGTTTTCAGTAAGCTAAAGTTTCTTTATCCTTTTTATAAGTTCTGTCGTTGAGAATCCTTTAGTGTAAGGAAGGCTGTAAGTTTCTTTTGCAATGTCAGATCCTATGATTTCTTCTTCCTTCCAGTCCCCACCTTTTACAAGGACATCAGGCTTGATTAATTTAATTAATTCATATGGAGTAGATTCATCAAAAACAGTCACGTAATCTATCATATCAAGAGAGGCCAAAACTTCTGCCCTATCGTTTTGGCGATTAACAGGTCTGCCTGGTTTAATATAAGAAATAGAACTGTCTGAATTCAGACCTACTATAAGTATATCGCCGAGTCTCTTTGCTTCTTTTAGGTATCGGATATGTCCAACATGGATGATATCAAAACACCCGTTAGTGAAAACAATTTTTTTCCCTTGCGTTTTTAATCTCTCAACAGATTCACTCAGTTCATCCCATGTGACTATTTTCCCCATAGCAATTTCTTTTTTGCTTTCTCCAATATTTCTCTCTCGCTCTTATAACCAGCCTTTTTTATAGCTTCATCAACAGAAAACCATGACACGCTATCCACCTCAAAGTCATGTTTTGATATATCCCCTCCTTGATATTCCATCAGGAAAAAATATACTGTTTTTTTACATTTAACATTTTCTTCTTTTATAAAAAACCAGTAACTGATCTTACCTAATTCCCCCACAATTTTCCCCTTCAATCCTGTCTCTTCTTCAACTTCTCTGACTGCTGTTATTTCAGGGGTCTCATCGCTGTTTATGATTCCTTTTGGAAGACACCAAATCTTTCCTCCTTTAACTGAAACCATAGCAACCTCTAAATTTTTGTTATGTCTCCTGAAAAGGACCCCACCTGATGATACCTGTGTTTTGAACATAGGAAATTATATCAAGGAAAAGGTTTCCCAGTAATTAACCTCATAATATCATTATAAATTACAAAAGCCATAAGGGTTAGTAAAAATGCAAGGCCGATTTTCTGGCTGATTGAAATAATCTTCTCATTAATGGGTTTACCTCTTATTGCCTCAATCCCGAGAAAAAGTATATGACCTCCATCTAATATAGGAATCGGCAGAAGATTCAATATGCCAAGATTAATATTTATAATTGCCATAAAAAGGAAAAAATTCATGAACCCTTTTGAAGCCTGCTCTCCTGCCATCTGGACAATAAGAATTGGGCCCCCAATAGTATCCATAGGAATTACTCTTTGAATCAGTTTGATTATTGATACAACTGTTAACACTGATATCTCCACTGTCCTTACAATGCTTTCATGTATTGCACTGATAAATGTGTCCTTTTTGATAAATGTATTACCTGATGGTTTGATACCAACTAACCCAATCTCTTTTTCTTCTCCGAAAATGTCTTTTACTTTCTTTTTTTCCGGGGTTATTTCTATATAAAAAACTCTTGTATCCCTGTTGACCGCAAATTTAAGCTTTTTCCCAGGACTTTTATGGATAACATCTGTCATTTCATCCCATCTCTGTATAACAATTCCTTCAATTTCCGTTATTCTGTCACCCTTTATAAGTCCTGCCTTTTCAGCTGGTGTATCTGATAAAACTTCCCCTACCTCTGGAATTAATGTCGGAACTCCTTTTAAAAAAATAAAGAAAAAGATCAAAACAGCAAATAGAATATTAAATAAAGGCCCTGAAAAAACGATAACAAAACGCTTCCAAACAGGCTGATTATTGTAAGCAAAAGGTTTTTCATCTTCTGCAAGTTCTTCACCCGGTGTTTCTCCTGACATTTTGACATATCCACCAAGTGGTATTGCAGAAATCAGATAATCTGTATCGCCAATTTTTTTTCCTATAACCTTTGGGCCAAATCCAAGAGAGAACTTCAGAACTTTTACTCGCATTAATTTTGCAAACAGGAAATGTCCTAATTCATGAATAAAAATGATTATACCAAGAAGAATTATTGCTGATAAAAAGGTCATATTCTTATTTCCTAAGTTTTTATTCTATTTACAACTTCCTTTGCTTTATCTCTTGCCCATCTGTCAGCTTCTAATACCCGAGAAAGTTCATTCGCAGCCGTGACAACATGCTTGCTCATAGTCTTTTTTATTACAAAGGGTATATCTTTAAATCTTATTTCACGATTGAGGAATGAATTAACAGCAACCTCATTAGCAGCATTAAGAACAGCAGGCATTGTGCCTCCAGCCTTCAAAGCCAAATATGCATATGAAAGACACGGAAAGCATTTTGTGTCTGGTTTTGTAAATTCAAGTTTTCCTATCTTAGAGAGCTCAAGCCCTGGCAGGATACCGGAAATTCTGTCTGGATAGGTTAGTGCATATGAAATAGGGCCCCTCATATCAGGATATGAAAGCTGAGCTATTGAACTTCCATCATAAAATTCGACGAGCGAATGCACTATGCTCTGCGGATGCACAACTACATCGATAGAAGATGGGGGCAGGCCAAAGAGATAATGAGCTTCAATAACCTCAAAACCTTTGTTCATGAGTGTTGCAGAATCTATAGTTATTTTTTTACCCATTTTCCATCTCGGGTGTTTGAGTGCTTCCTCAGGTGTAATCTTATTCATTTCACTTGAAACCATACCGGCAAAAGGGCCTCCAGATGCTGTCAGAATAATTCTTTTTATCTCTGTTTTTTTATGACCTTCCATACACTGAAAAATTGCACTATGCTCACTATCAACAGGAAGTATTTTTGCTTTATACTTTTTTGATTCTTCAGTCACAATTTCACCGGCTACTACAAGTGTCTCTTTATTAGCAAGGCCGATCGTTTTTCCTGAACGTATAGCTGCCAGTGTGGGCATAAGCCCAGCTGCACCTACAATTGCGGACAGAACAAAATCAGAATTCTCATGGGCAGCAGCCTTTTCTATGCCATTTGCTCCTGATAGTATATCGAATGATAACTTCCTGCCAAATCTCTTCTGCAATTTTCTGGCAGACTCTTCATTTGAAACAGCCACTAATTCAGGAGCAAAAGACTTTATCTGCTTTTCAAGAAGATCTATATTATTCCAGGCTGTTAAAACCACAACCCTGAATCTGTCTCTATTACGTGAAACAATTTCAAGTGCATTTCTGCCGATTGAACCTGTTGATCCAAGAATGGTTAAACGTTTCATATTTGATGCCTTGTAATACCCATTATAGTCAACATCCAGTAAAGAACAGGGCCACTAAATAGTGCACCGTCAATTTTATCAAGTACTCCACCATGTCCGGGTATGAGAACACCGGAGTCTTTTACACCTGCATTACGTTTGAACATTGATTCTACAAGATCACCTATAACAGAAATTATTCCAATAACTATCCCAACAACTATTGCAGTCGAAAGAGTTAAGGTTTTCACTAAAGTAGTCTTAAGGAGAATAGCTCCTGCTATCCCGCCAATTACTGAGCCTACAGAGCCTGCAACAGTCTTATTCGGACTGACTTCAATATAAAGTTTTTTCTTTCCAATTCCCCTACCAATATAATATGCCATTGAATCTGATGCCCAAACAGTTGCATATAGAAAGATAATCCACTCTGGACCAATCTTACGTATGTATGTCTGGAAAATAAATAATCCAGGGATATACAGTAAACCAATAAGAGGAGGAGAAATATCTGATACAGAGGAAAATGGGTCTCTCTTAACAAAAAGCCGTATCGTGATAAGCACAATTACAGATAATATTATTATGTCGGGGATAAAATCTTCTGAAAAATACGAAACTACAAGTATTGATATGCCGGATACGAGACATGCTTTTTTTAAAATTCCTTTTACACGAAACATAGAATAAAATTCTGACAATGCTAGAAAAGATACAATCAGCAAAAGAAGCACATAATATTCAATTGGAAGATACATGATATAAAGATAAATAAAAGGAAGTAAAATGAGGGCAACAACTAATCTCTTATAATGCATCTGCCCTCACTATGATACTACCGAATCTTCTTTCTCTTCTCTGATAATCCTGCATTGCAATCAGGAATTCATCTTTTGTGAAATCAGGCCATAGCGTATCAGTAAAATAAAGTTCTGAATATGCAGCCTGCCAGATTAAAAAATTACTGAGACGCATTTCACCGCTTGTCCTTATAATAAAGTCTGGAGCAGAAAGACCAGCGGTGTCGAGATGAGAATTTAAAATCTCTTCTGTAAGGTTTTCAGGTTTTATTCCGTCAGAGAATATTTTCTTTACTGCCCTGACAATCTCATCCCTGCCACTATAACTGAGAGCAGTAACAAGTATCATACCTTTATTTGAAGCAGTTTGTTGTTCAGCATGCTCTATTATTTTCTGTATATGTCCTGGTAATCTCTTTGTATCACCAATAGTTTTAAAAACAATACCCTTACTTATTAATAAATCAAGTTCTCTTTTTAAATAAGATTCAAGCAACCTCATTAATGTTGCTACTTCAGTCGAAGGCCTTTGCCAGTTCTCTATAGAAAAAGCATAAAGCGTCAATATTTTGATTCCGATTTCTTCAGCAATCTCTATTACCTCTTTCGTTCTTTCTACCCCACGCCTATGGCCCTCAATTCTTGGAAGCCCACGCTGCTCTGCCCATCTTCCATTGCCATCCATTATAATTCCAACATGTTTTGGTATCCGACCATGTAATAGCATCTATTTAAATCCCCTTCATCGAATAAATAGTTAAAACCTTCCCGAATGGATTTTCCCCCTTTAGTATCTTTGTCGGTCTAAGCCCCAACATCGGGCTATTCAGGACAATAACTTTGTTACCATCAATTATAAAGTCGTGAATATTTCCATTTATATTTTTTATTAAAACACCTTCTTCCATTAAAAGTCCATTCCAACTCAAAGTTCTTATCTGCGAACCCCTGTAACCTATCCCTTTGACCATTTCTAATAACGGAATTCTTTTGATAAAAAGAATTTTATTATTTTTTAAAAAAAGTCTGTCTTTTACTGACCATTCACCCCTATCAACCATAATTGTTGGGGATGATTTATTAAATGTCTTGAGGAAACCGCCTGTATTAGTTTTACTTCTCCATAGTTTCACATTATCTGTATTATAAAGATTCAGAAATCCCTTTTCATCGTATGAGAACAATAGTTTTCCAGCTCGCAGATCATTAATATATAAGAAATCATAAATATTAACACCCTCAGGTAGCTTTAAATTATCGCCCTTTTTATAATCATCCTCATAGATTATCCTGAAAACATTCCCTTCATACCCCTCAGCTAATGAATATTTCTGAGCAACAAGTTCATTTCCGACCTTTCTAAAGAATGTATTTTCATTCTTGTAAAGTAAAACAAATTCATTCTCTCGTAATTCGTATATAAAAGACACTATACTACCTTTTCCTCGAGCATCTTCAGACATGCTCGCATCTATACTTTTTGTGTCAAGGCTGTTACTCTGCATCTTTGTGATAATTATCTCGTCTTTACCATTTCTATTTAGATCAAGGGTGTCGAGCCATATAATATTATCAGAGGAACTACCTTTTATAGTCATTCCGTCTAAAGCAGGTTGAAGATCGACTCTCAGCGTAAATATTAGAATATCTCTATCGGTGCTAACGACAAGCTCTTTTTGTCCATTTCCGTCTATATCTCCTTCTGCTATCATAAATGCATCAATCGGCATATCAATATCAATCTTTGATTTTTCTTCACTAAGTTTAAAGTATTTATCACCAATACTGAGTTCACCTAAAAATTCACTGCCTATTGGTGAACTAATTTCAGAAAATTGAACACTATCAGATGTCCAGAAAAGCTTCTGCTGAAGAATCGCTTCATTATCAAATTCTTTCATGGATAAAAAAAGAACAACATCGGCACCGAGTTCCTTTGCCTTTTTAATAATCTTTTCAATCTCATATGTCTCAATATCCGTATCTATCAAACGAAATCTATTAGTGTCTTTTAATGTTTTATAATAGATATCAGCTATATACCAATCTATATCAGGGGACTGATAAAAAAGCATATCAACCTGCATCGCAGATATGCGAACCCTGTCTCCTACTTTTACATCACCATTAATAATCTCACATGATGATTTATCCTCATATACTTCTTTGACCTCCAACTTTCCGATAAAGGACTCCATAAAGCCCAATGGTTCTTTTGTAACAGGGTGTTTAAATGGAGCTTCTTCTCTAAAAATACTGAATCTCATTCCGGCCTTTACAGAATCCTTTCGACCAAGATCAATGATAGCCTCTTTGCCTTCGACAACCATTAATGTTCCTGTCAGGGGTTTAAAATAGGAAACCGCTTCATCCCTCATCTTTAAGAATGGATTATCAGTTGCATAAACAGTTAAAAATGAAAAGTGAATAGTAAAAAGTACTATTAAAAAAAAGAGCCCTGAAAGATTTCTGACCATTGCCCTTTTACTTTTACTTCTAAATTCTGCCATCTGCTGCCTGATTTCTGTATTCTTGCACATCTTTACCTTCCTATTGATAGTCACTCTATGAGTAATTTATTTTGCACGGCCTCAATATTATACTCAACACGAATTATTTCGATCTTCGAATCTTCAATAAAAGAATATATTTTCAAACTTTTCCAACATCTTTTGCAAGGCGATCAAGGATACCATTCAAAAAGGGTGCAGCTTCTGATGATGAAAATTTCTTTGCAATCTCCAGAGCTTCATTAATTGTAACAGCAGACGGGATATCTTTTCTGTAAAGTATTTCAAAGGCTGCAAATCTCAATATGGCTCTATCAACCACAGCCATTCTCTCTAAAATCCAGTTTTCAGTTGCACTTTCTATCTTTCTATTTATTTCATCAAGATGCATCAATGTCCCCTTCACAAGCTCTTCAGTGAATTGCCTGATATCCATGTCCTCTTTCTTATCTGACCAGAAATCTTCGAAGTCTTTGCCGTTTATCTTTTTTTCTGTAAAATCCAACTGAAACAGCATTTGAAGAGCGTATTCACGAGACTTACGTCTTTTCATAAAACATAAAATAGTGGATAGTGGGTAGTGAATAGTTTAATCTTTTTATATATTTAAATTTACTCGTAACTTGTATCTCATAACTCATAACTTTTTCAGCAGTTGTGCCATTTCAATGGCTGTTATTGCTGCGTCCCATCCTTTATTCCCGCTCTTTGTGCCTGCTCTTTCAACAGCCTGCTCAATGGTATCAGATGTTATAATTCCGAAAGCTATTGGCACTCCTGTCTCGATAGATGCTGATGCAATCCCTTTTGAAACTTCTGCGGCGATATATTCAAAATGGGGGGTAGCACCTCTGATAATTGTTCCAAGACATATTATAGCGTTGTATACGCCTTTCAAAGCCATTTTCTTAGCTATCATTGGAATTTCAAAAGAACCCGGAACCTTTATGACATCAATATCATCTTCTTTTGCTCCATGTCTTATAAGTGCATCCTTTGCACCATCAAAAAGCTTGCTCGTTATAAACTCATTGAATCTGCTGACCACTATCCCGAACTTCAATCCCTTTGCCTGAAGCTCTCCTTCAAGAATCTTCATAAATCCTCCTATTATATAGAACGATTTTTTCTTTATAAAAGCTAAACACTATCCAGCATATGCCCTAATTTCTTCTTTTTCGTTTTGAGATAAACTATGTTTCTTTCATTGGGTTTTGTCTCTATTGGCACTCTTTCAACTACCTTCAAACCATATCCTTCTAATCCTACAATCTTCTTCGGATTATTCGTCATCAATCTCATCTTCCTTACACCAATATCCACAAGTATCTGAGCACCTATTCCATAATCCCTGAGATCCGGTTTGAAGCCGAGTTTTATGTTAGCTTCCACTGTATCAAGTCCTTTATCCTGTAAATCATATGCCTTCAACTTATTAATAATACCGATGCCTCTACCTTCCTGCTTCATATAGAGAATAACCCCTTTACCTTCTTTCTTAATCATTTCCATAGCTTTTCTCAGTTGTTCTCCACAGTCACATCGCTCTGATGAAAAAACATCTCCGGTTAGACATTGTGAGTGTACCCTCACAAGAACTTCATCTTCTGGCTTTATTTCCCCTTTCACCAGTGCGAGATGTATAGCGTTATCAATATCATTTGTATAAGCTATAACATTGAATTCTCCACCGTATTTTGTTGGTAGTTTTACAGACACAAGCCTCTTAACAAATAATTCTGTTCTCATCCTGTATTTGATGATATCCTTAACAGTAACTATTTTTAGATTATGTTTCTTTGCAAATTCCATCAGTTCGGGAACTCGTGCCATTGTGCCATCGTCATTCATAATCTCACAGATAACCCCTGCAGGGGTTAATCGAGCCATTTTTGCTAAATCAACAGACCCCTCTGTTTGTCCTGCTCTCTGCAATACACCTCCTGGGCGCGCTTTTAAAGGAAAGATATGTCCGGGTCTTGCAAGATCATCGGGTTTTGTTCTGGGGTCTATAGCAGTCAATATTGTTTTTGCCCTATCAGCGGCTGAAATCCCAGTTGTTACACCTCTTTTCGCTTCTATCGATACTGTAAAGGCGGTTCCGAAAGGAGAAGTGTTGTCATCTGTCATAAGTGGAAGTTTTAATTCCTCTACACGTTCAGGGGTCAAGGAGAGACAAATAAGACCTCTGCCGTATTTTGCCATGAAATTGATTGCTTCTGGTGTAACTTTCTCTGCTGCCATACAAAGATCACCTTCATTTTCACGATCCTCATCATCAACCAGAATAACCATTTTCCCCTTTTCTATATCTTCAATAGCTTCATCTATTGTATTAAATCTATACCTTTCCATCTTGAAATCCTCAAACTCCTTTTAAAAAATCAGATAAAACCACCCTCTTTAAGGGTATTCATAAAAATCAATTCTCTATCCACCTGTCTGTTTAGAAATTTTGCCACATATTTCCCCAGAATATCCGCTTCAATATTTACAGTATCACCAGGAGCCTTGAATCCCAGAGTTGTAAGTTTTGCAGTATGAGGAATGATTATCAGAGTAAAACTATTCTTAAAAACATCTACTACAGTAAGACTTATTCCATCAACCGCTACTGACCCCTTTTCCACAATAAAATTCATCATATGTTGAGGGACTTCGATCTCTATTTTAAGCATATCACCAATCTTGACTTTTGACCTGATAGTGCCAACAGTGTCAACGTGGCCTGTTACAAAATGGCCACCAATCTTAGAATCAGGAGTAAGTGAAGGCTCTATATTAACTAAATCACCTGCTGAGAGGCTTCCAAGATTTGTGCTATTCAGAGTTTCTTCAGAAAGGTCAAAAGAAAGTTCCTGATTATGCAAATTAATGACTGTTAGACAGACCCCATTTATAGATATACTATCACCCACTTTTGCTGATAATGTAACTTCTTTTGCTTTTAGTGATAAAACTGATTTGCCAGCAAACTTTTTTAGATATTTCACTTCTCCCATTTCGACAATAATACCTGTAAACATTTTACTCCTCTACATCAATCTTGAAATTAAATGTTTTCTGATATAAACCGAGATAATCAACTGTCTCTGACCAGGAAGTTCTTATACGAACGGTTTTTTCTGTCTTTGTAACAGTTATCTTGTCTTCAGATAAAGGTATCTTGAGCTCATGTGCTCTTTCAAGAACCTGTTCCTTAGCTCTATCCACCTCGCCAATAGTAATTCTTGCAATCTCTTTAGCATCAGATTTCAAGGCAGAATATTTGTAATATGGTTTACCGAACACAATACCTGCATAAACCAGCAATATAAGTATAATAAGTGTCAGAATAAATTTAATAAAACCTTTTTCATTATTTAAATCTTTCATCCTATTAACCTCCCTATTCTGTTATATCTTAGCCAATTATTTGGGTCCCATGACCAGTAAATAATAAGAGCTTTACCCCTTATATCTTTTAAATCTACAAACCCCCAGTATCGACTGTCATAGCTCTGGTCACGGTTATCACCCATAACAAAAACCTTCCCTTCTGGAACAACTAAAGGGCCAAAATTGTCTCTCGGATCAAATCCATTGGGCTTCACATATTTATCATAATGGTATGCATAGGGTTCTATAACACGTTGTCCATTTAAATAAAGTGCCTTATCTTTTTCTTCTATAACGTCACCTTCGATAGCAACAACTCTTTTAATAAAATCCTTTTTTGGATTTTCAGGATATTTAAAAACTATTATATCTCCTCTATGTGGTTTTCTGAATATAAGAATCTTCTTATCGGTAAATGGTATTTCTATACCATAAATAAATTTATTTACAAGGATATGATCACCTATCAACAGTGTTGGAATCATTGAACCAGAAGGGATTTTAAATGCCTGAACAACAAATGTCCGTATTATGAGTGCAAGAATCAGTGCTGTTATTATCGCTTCTAAATATTCTCTGAAAATTTTCTTCTTACTCTTCATGCTGTCACCTGAAATGCCAGACCAGCGGCACCTATTATCCCTGCATCATCCATTAGTGAAGCTGGAATTATTTCTACCACCTCAAACAATGGTTTAAAAGCTCTTCTGGATGCCTCTCTTATTGCTTCTCGAATATAAATCTCCCATGCTCCAATAAGACCTCCTGTAAGGATTATTGCACCAGGACTCATAAGATTAATAATATTTGCGATTCCGATCCCAAGATGTTTCCCAGCATTTTTCAGAATTTCTCTGGATAGAGAGTCTCCGTCAAGTGCTGCTTTATAAATATCCTCTGCTGTAAGTTTATAAAAATTACCATTACAATATTCCCTCAAAATACTCTCCCTGCCCTCTTCGAGGGCAGATATCGCCTTTGAAAGTATAGCTGTTGCAGATGCATACATCTCAAGACAGCCGTAATTCCCGCAGTTACATTTTTCACCATCAGTAATTATAGTCATATGTCCAACCTCTGCTGAGATTTTCATTAAACGCCTTTCATATATAGCACCCCCGCCTATACCTGTTCCGAGGGTGAAAAGAAAAAAGTCTCTAAAATCTTTTCCAGCCCCAACCCACATTTCACCAAATGCAGCAGCATTTGCATCATTCTCTATAATGACTGGCACTTCAAATTTTGTTCTCAATTCATCAACAAAATTTAACTTTTCTGCAACCTGAAGATTTGGTGAAATTAATACTTTATT
Proteins encoded in this region:
- the rfaE2 gene encoding D-glycero-beta-D-manno-heptose 1-phosphate adenylyltransferase; this translates as MGKIVTWDELSESVERLKTQGKKIVFTNGCFDIIHVGHIRYLKEAKRLGDILIVGLNSDSSISYIKPGRPVNRQNDRAEVLASLDMIDYVTVFDESTPYELIKLIKPDVLVKGGDWKEEEIIGSDIAKETYSLPYTKGFSTTELIKRIKKL
- a CDS encoding NUDIX hydrolase yields the protein MFKTQVSSGGVLFRRHNKNLEVAMVSVKGGKIWCLPKGIINSDETPEITAVREVEEETGLKGKIVGELGKISYWFFIKEENVKCKKTVYFFLMEYQGGDISKHDFEVDSVSWFSVDEAIKKAGYKSEREILEKAKKKLLWGK
- the rseP gene encoding RIP metalloprotease RseP → MTFLSAIILLGIIIFIHELGHFLFAKLMRVKVLKFSLGFGPKVIGKKIGDTDYLISAIPLGGYVKMSGETPGEELAEDEKPFAYNNQPVWKRFVIVFSGPLFNILFAVLIFFFIFLKGVPTLIPEVGEVLSDTPAEKAGLIKGDRITEIEGIVIQRWDEMTDVIHKSPGKKLKFAVNRDTRVFYIEITPEKKKVKDIFGEEKEIGLVGIKPSGNTFIKKDTFISAIHESIVRTVEISVLTVVSIIKLIQRVIPMDTIGGPILIVQMAGEQASKGFMNFFLFMAIININLGILNLLPIPILDGGHILFLGIEAIRGKPINEKIISISQKIGLAFLLTLMAFVIYNDIMRLITGKPFP
- a CDS encoding 1-deoxy-D-xylulose-5-phosphate reductoisomerase, giving the protein MKRLTILGSTGSIGRNALEIVSRNRDRFRVVVLTAWNNIDLLEKQIKSFAPELVAVSNEESARKLQKRFGRKLSFDILSGANGIEKAAAHENSDFVLSAIVGAAGLMPTLAAIRSGKTIGLANKETLVVAGEIVTEESKKYKAKILPVDSEHSAIFQCMEGHKKTEIKRIILTASGGPFAGMVSSEMNKITPEEALKHPRWKMGKKITIDSATLMNKGFEVIEAHYLFGLPPSSIDVVVHPQSIVHSLVEFYDGSSIAQLSYPDMRGPISYALTYPDRISGILPGLELSKIGKLEFTKPDTKCFPCLSYAYLALKAGGTMPAVLNAANEVAVNSFLNREIRFKDIPFVIKKTMSKHVVTAANELSRVLEADRWARDKAKEVVNRIKT
- a CDS encoding phosphatidate cytidylyltransferase: MHYKRLVVALILLPFIYLYIMYLPIEYYVLLLLIVSFLALSEFYSMFRVKGILKKACLVSGISILVVSYFSEDFIPDIIILSVIVLITIRLFVKRDPFSSVSDISPPLIGLLYIPGLFIFQTYIRKIGPEWIIFLYATVWASDSMAYYIGRGIGKKKLYIEVSPNKTVAGSVGSVIGGIAGAILLKTTLVKTLTLSTAIVVGIVIGIISVIGDLVESMFKRNAGVKDSGVLIPGHGGVLDKIDGALFSGPVLYWMLTIMGITRHQI
- a CDS encoding isoprenyl transferase, which translates into the protein MLLHGRIPKHVGIIMDGNGRWAEQRGLPRIEGHRRGVERTKEVIEIAEEIGIKILTLYAFSIENWQRPSTEVATLMRLLESYLKRELDLLISKGIVFKTIGDTKRLPGHIQKIIEHAEQQTASNKGMILVTALSYSGRDEIVRAVKKIFSDGIKPENLTEEILNSHLDTAGLSAPDFIIRTSGEMRLSNFLIWQAAYSELYFTDTLWPDFTKDEFLIAMQDYQRRERRFGSIIVRADAL
- the nusB gene encoding transcription antitermination factor NusB, which gives rise to MKRRKSREYALQMLFQLDFTEKKINGKDFEDFWSDKKEDMDIRQFTEELVKGTLMHLDEINRKIESATENWILERMAVVDRAILRFAAFEILYRKDIPSAVTINEALEIAKKFSSSEAAPFLNGILDRLAKDVGKV
- a CDS encoding 6,7-dimethyl-8-ribityllumazine synthase, with the translated sequence MKILEGELQAKGLKFGIVVSRFNEFITSKLFDGAKDALIRHGAKEDDIDVIKVPGSFEIPMIAKKMALKGVYNAIICLGTIIRGATPHFEYIAAEVSKGIASASIETGVPIAFGIITSDTIEQAVERAGTKSGNKGWDAAITAIEMAQLLKKL
- a CDS encoding bifunctional 3,4-dihydroxy-2-butanone-4-phosphate synthase/GTP cyclohydrolase II — encoded protein: MERYRFNTIDEAIEDIEKGKMVILVDDEDRENEGDLCMAAEKVTPEAINFMAKYGRGLICLSLTPERVEELKLPLMTDDNTSPFGTAFTVSIEAKRGVTTGISAADRAKTILTAIDPRTKPDDLARPGHIFPLKARPGGVLQRAGQTEGSVDLAKMARLTPAGVICEIMNDDGTMARVPELMEFAKKHNLKIVTVKDIIKYRMRTELFVKRLVSVKLPTKYGGEFNVIAYTNDIDNAIHLALVKGEIKPEDEVLVRVHSQCLTGDVFSSERCDCGEQLRKAMEMIKKEGKGVILYMKQEGRGIGIINKLKAYDLQDKGLDTVEANIKLGFKPDLRDYGIGAQILVDIGVRKMRLMTNNPKKIVGLEGYGLKVVERVPIETKPNERNIVYLKTKKKKLGHMLDSV
- a CDS encoding riboflavin synthase encodes the protein MFTGIIVEMGEVKYLKKFAGKSVLSLKAKEVTLSAKVGDSISINGVCLTVINLHNQELSFDLSEETLNSTNLGSLSAGDLVNIEPSLTPDSKIGGHFVTGHVDTVGTIRSKVKIGDMLKIEIEVPQHMMNFIVEKGSVAVDGISLTVVDVFKNSFTLIIIPHTAKLTTLGFKAPGDTVNIEADILGKYVAKFLNRQVDRELIFMNTLKEGGFI
- the lepB gene encoding signal peptidase I; the protein is MKSKKKIFREYLEAIITALILALIIRTFVVQAFKIPSGSMIPTLLIGDHILVNKFIYGIEIPFTDKKILIFRKPHRGDIIVFKYPENPKKDFIKRVVAIEGDVIEEKDKALYLNGQRVIEPYAYHYDKYVKPNGFDPRDNFGPLVVPEGKVFVMGDNRDQSYDSRYWGFVDLKDIRGKALIIYWSWDPNNWLRYNRIGRLIG
- a CDS encoding ROK family protein gives rise to the protein MGKKYTIGIDIGGTNMRAGLISRDGSIIEKVKLLTSEEILDSLIKVVDSLISDQVAGIGIGVAGLIHKKNNKVLISPNLQVAEKLNFVDELRTKFEVPVIIENDANAAAFGEMWVGAGKDFRDFFLFTLGTGIGGGAIYERRLMKISAEVGHMTIITDGEKCNCGNYGCLEMYASATAILSKAISALEEGRESILREYCNGNFYKLTAEDIYKAALDGDSLSREILKNAGKHLGIGIANIINLMSPGAIILTGGLIGAWEIYIREAIREASRRAFKPLFEVVEIIPASLMDDAGIIGAAGLAFQVTA